Proteins found in one Thalassomonas actiniarum genomic segment:
- a CDS encoding IscS subfamily cysteine desulfurase: MKLPIYFDYSATTPVDKRVAEKMMQYLTTDGIYGNPASRSHKFGWQAEEAVDIARNQVADLINADPREIVFTSGATESNNLAIKGAANFYGKKGKHIITCKTEHKAVLDTCRELERQGFEVTYIDPESNGLIDLNKLSEAMRDDTVLVSIMHVNNEIGVIQDIGEIGEMCRARKIVFHVDAAQSAGKLPIDLQHLKVDLMSFSAHKIYGPKGMGALYVRRKPRIRLEAQMHGGGHERGMRSGTLPTHQIVGMGEAFRIAKEEMEQDLAHVTAMRDRLWKGISSMEQVFINGDPDKRYTGNLNVSFNFVEGESLIMALKDLAVSSGSACTSASLEPSYVLRALGLNDEMAHSSIRFSFGRFTTEEEVDYAIELIQKSIGHLRDMSPLWEMFKDGIDLDSIEWAAH; the protein is encoded by the coding sequence ATGAAGCTTCCTATTTATTTTGATTACTCAGCCACTACTCCGGTAGATAAGCGTGTTGCAGAAAAAATGATGCAATATCTGACCACAGACGGGATTTATGGTAATCCGGCGTCACGGTCGCATAAGTTTGGCTGGCAGGCGGAAGAAGCGGTAGATATTGCCCGCAATCAGGTTGCTGATTTAATTAATGCCGATCCGCGTGAAATTGTTTTTACTTCCGGGGCAACCGAATCCAATAACCTGGCGATTAAAGGGGCGGCTAACTTCTACGGTAAAAAAGGTAAGCATATTATTACCTGTAAAACCGAGCATAAAGCCGTGTTGGACACCTGTCGTGAATTAGAGCGTCAGGGATTTGAAGTGACTTACATTGACCCTGAAAGCAATGGCTTAATTGATTTAAACAAACTCAGTGAAGCTATGCGTGATGACACGGTTTTAGTGAGCATCATGCATGTCAACAATGAAATCGGCGTGATCCAGGATATCGGTGAAATCGGTGAAATGTGCCGTGCCCGTAAAATCGTGTTTCATGTCGATGCCGCGCAAAGTGCCGGTAAACTGCCGATTGATCTGCAGCACCTGAAAGTGGATTTAATGTCCTTTTCAGCCCATAAAATTTATGGTCCTAAAGGTATGGGCGCCTTATATGTTCGCCGTAAACCCCGCATCCGTTTAGAAGCGCAAATGCACGGCGGCGGACACGAGCGCGGTATGCGTTCAGGTACCTTGCCAACCCATCAGATTGTCGGCATGGGTGAAGCGTTCAGAATTGCCAAGGAAGAAATGGAGCAAGACCTTGCCCATGTGACTGCGATGCGCGACCGTTTATGGAAAGGCATCAGCTCTATGGAGCAGGTCTTTATTAACGGTGACCCCGACAAACGTTATACTGGTAATTTAAATGTCAGCTTCAACTTTGTTGAAGGTGAGTCATTAATTATGGCGTTAAAAGATTTAGCGGTTTCTTCAGGCTCAGCTTGTACCTCGGCCAGTTTAGAGCCTTCTTATGTGTTACGTGCACTGGGCTTAAACGATGAAATGGCGCATAGCTCTATTCGCTTTAGTTTTGGCCGTTTCACCACGGAAGAAGAAGTCGATTATGCCATCGAGTTGATTCAAAAATCGATTGGCCACCTGCGTGATATGTCACCGCTTTGGGAAATGTTCAAAGACGGTATTGATTTAGATTCTATTGAATGGGCGGCTCACTAG
- the iscA gene encoding iron-sulfur cluster assembly protein IscA translates to MSVTMTPAASERVKSFLANRGKGLGLRLGIKTTGCSGLAYVLEFVDDLNEDDQMFTIDDVNVIIDGKSLVYLDGIELDFVKEGLNEGFKFTNPNAKGECGCGESFNV, encoded by the coding sequence ATGTCAGTTACCATGACGCCTGCGGCGTCCGAAAGGGTAAAAAGCTTTCTGGCAAACCGGGGCAAAGGCCTGGGTCTGCGTTTGGGCATTAAAACCACCGGCTGTTCAGGCCTGGCGTATGTGCTCGAATTTGTAGATGATCTTAATGAAGATGATCAGATGTTTACCATAGATGATGTCAATGTCATTATCGACGGCAAAAGTCTGGTTTATCTTGACGGTATTGAGCTGGATTTTGTTAAAGAAGGCTTAAATGAAGGCTTTAAATTCACCAACCCTAATGCCAAAGGCGAATGTGGTTGCGGTGAAAGCTTTAATGTTTAG
- the iscR gene encoding Fe-S cluster assembly transcriptional regulator IscR, with translation MKLTSKGRYAVTAMLDVAIHAVSGPVPLADISERQGISLSYLEQLFSRLRKSGLVTSVRGPGGGYRLGKCSAQIAVAHIISAVDESVDATKCLGQGNCQGGSQCLTHSLWADLSQRIEDFLQSISLAELIEQRDVKSVSKRQDSEHKKTAANSSLETLITTRNIIHDWQ, from the coding sequence ATGAAACTGACTTCAAAAGGGCGTTATGCCGTAACAGCAATGCTTGACGTGGCTATTCATGCGGTTTCAGGTCCGGTGCCTTTAGCTGATATTTCCGAGCGGCAAGGGATTTCCCTGTCGTATCTGGAGCAATTATTCTCCCGCTTACGTAAAAGTGGTTTAGTCACCAGCGTAAGAGGTCCCGGCGGCGGATACCGTCTGGGAAAATGTTCGGCGCAAATTGCCGTAGCGCACATTATCAGTGCTGTGGATGAAAGTGTTGATGCCACTAAATGTTTGGGACAGGGAAATTGCCAGGGCGGCAGCCAGTGTTTAACCCATAGTTTATGGGCTGACTTGAGTCAGCGCATAGAAGATTTTTTACAAAGCATTTCTTTAGCCGAACTTATCGAACAAAGAGATGTGAAATCAGTGTCAAAACGACAAGACAGTGAGCATAAAAAAACTGCTGCTAACTCTTCGTTAGAAACATTGATCACAACCAGAAATATTATTCACGACTGGCAATAG
- the iscU gene encoding Fe-S cluster assembly scaffold IscU — protein MAYSEKVIDHYENPRNVGSMDKSDPQVATGMVGAPACGDVMKLQLKISDSGIIEDAKFKTYGCGSAIASSSLVTEWVKGKSVDEAAEIKNTAIAEELALPPVKIHCSILAEDAIKAALEDYRSKHGE, from the coding sequence ATGGCTTATAGCGAAAAAGTAATTGATCATTATGAAAATCCACGCAACGTAGGTTCGATGGATAAGAGCGATCCTCAGGTAGCTACCGGTATGGTGGGTGCACCTGCTTGTGGTGACGTGATGAAATTACAGTTAAAAATATCTGACAGTGGCATTATCGAAGATGCCAAGTTTAAAACTTACGGTTGTGGCTCTGCCATCGCCTCGAGCTCTTTGGTTACCGAATGGGTAAAAGGTAAATCTGTTGATGAAGCAGCGGAAATTAAAAATACCGCCATCGCCGAAGAGTTAGCCTTGCCTCCGGTAAAAATTCATTGCTCTATCCTGGCGGAAGATGCGATCAAAGCGGCACTTGAAGACTATCGTAGCAAGCACGGCGAATAA
- the cysE gene encoding serine O-acetyltransferase, with amino-acid sequence MFSRIKEDINSVFDRDPAARTVFEVLTNYPGMHAIWGHRLAKFFWRKNFKWLGRSISTFVRWLTGVEIHPGATLGRRFFIDHGMGIVIGETAEIGDDCTLYHGVTLGGTSWKAGKRHPTLGNNVVIGAGAKVLGPLNIGENARIGSNAVVVKDVPEGATVVGIPGRVVKDTNGSADPSEEKRAEVAKKYGFDAYAVSTNNPDPVAKAIGRMLDHMHLMDNKVISLCKEVNDLGGNVCGEALPELRVGEFDEDEKAAAKRREQAVESFDPGI; translated from the coding sequence ATGTTTAGCCGTATCAAAGAAGATATTAATAGTGTCTTTGATCGTGATCCTGCAGCGCGTACCGTCTTTGAGGTACTGACCAATTACCCGGGCATGCATGCTATCTGGGGGCACCGTTTGGCAAAATTTTTCTGGCGGAAAAATTTCAAATGGCTCGGCAGAAGTATTTCTACCTTTGTCCGCTGGTTAACCGGGGTGGAAATACACCCGGGAGCGACCCTGGGAAGACGATTTTTTATTGATCACGGTATGGGCATAGTCATTGGTGAAACCGCTGAAATTGGCGACGACTGCACCCTGTACCACGGCGTGACCTTAGGGGGCACCAGCTGGAAAGCGGGTAAACGTCATCCGACCTTAGGTAATAATGTGGTTATCGGCGCCGGTGCCAAGGTACTGGGGCCGCTGAATATCGGTGAAAATGCCCGTATCGGCTCAAATGCCGTGGTGGTTAAAGATGTCCCGGAAGGGGCGACTGTGGTCGGTATACCGGGGCGGGTGGTTAAAGATACCAATGGCAGCGCCGATCCCAGTGAAGAAAAACGCGCCGAAGTAGCGAAAAAATATGGTTTTGATGCTTATGCGGTATCAACCAATAACCCGGATCCGGTGGCAAAGGCCATAGGCAGAATGCTTGATCATATGCACCTGATGGACAATAAAGTTATTTCTTTATGTAAAGAGGTCAATGACTTGGGCGGTAATGTTTGCGGCGAAGCCCTGCCTGAACTTAGGGTCGGCGAGTTCGATGAAGACGAGAAAGCCGCCGCCAAGCGTCGTGAACAGGCGGTAGAGTCATTTGATCCCGGGATTTAA